One region of Molothrus aeneus isolate 106 chromosome 1, BPBGC_Maene_1.0, whole genome shotgun sequence genomic DNA includes:
- the KCNS2 gene encoding potassium voltage-gated channel subfamily S member 2 produces the protein MTGQSLRTLSEANFEDNEISINVGGFKKKMRSNTLLRFPETRLGKLLSCHSKESILELCDDYDDTKNEFYFDRNPELFPYVLHFYNTGKLHVMGELCVFSFSQEIEYWGINEFFIDSCCSYSYHGRKMEPDQEKWEEQSDQESTTSSFDEILAFYNDASKFDKQPFGNIRRQLWLALDNPGYSVLSRIFSVLSIVVVLGSIVTMCLNSLPDFQIVDSNGNTEEDPRFEIVEHFGIAWFTFELVARFAVAPDFLKFFKHALNLIDLMSILPFYITLIVNLVVESSPTLANLGRVAQVLRLMRIFRILKLARHSTGLRSLGATLKYSYREVGLLLLYLSVGISIFSVVAYTIEKEDNEGLATIPACWWWATVSMTTVGYGDVVPGSTAGKLTASACILAGILVVVLPITLIFNKFSHFYRRQKQLESAMRSCDFGDGMKEVPSVNLRDYYAYKVKSLMASLTNMSRSTPSELSLNDSLH, from the coding sequence ATGACAGGGCAGAGTCTGAGGACATTATCTGAAGCGAATTTTGAAGACAATGAGATCAGCATCAACGTTGGAGGCTTTAAGAAAAAGATGAGATCCAACACATTATTAAGGTTCCCCGAGACCAGGCTGGGCAAATTGTTGAGCTGCCATTCAAAGGAGTCAATACTGGAGCTTTGTGATGACTATGATGACACCAagaatgaattttattttgacaGAAATCCCGAGCTCTTTCCTTATGTGCTACATTTTTATAACACTGGCAAGCTCCATGTGATGGGTGAACTCTGTGTCTTTTCTTTCAGCCAGGAGATTGAATACTGGGGAATCAATGAATTCTTTATAGACTCCTGCTGCAGTTATAGCTACCATGGGAGGAAAATGGAGCCAGACCAAGAGAAATGGGAGGAACAAAGTGACCAGGAAAGTACGACATCTTCTTTTGATGAGATTTTGGCATTCTACAATGATGCCTCTAAATTTGACAAACAGCCCTTTGGAAACATcaggaggcagctctggcttGCTTTGGATAATCCTGGGTACTCGGTTTTAAGCCGTATCTTCAGTGTCCTTTCCATAGTGGTGGTGTTGGGCTCCATTGTGACCATGTGCCTGAACAGCCTCCCAGACTTCCAGATTGTTGACAGCAACGGGAACACCGAGGAAGACCCTCGCTTTGAAATCGTGGAACATTTTGGTATTGCATGGTTCACTTTTGAACTGGTGGCAAGATTTGCAGTAGCtcctgactttttaaaatttttcaagcATGCCCTGAATTTGATTGACCTAATGTCTATCCTTCCATTTTATATTACATTAATTGTCAACTTGGTGGTGGAAAGTAGTCCAACTTTAGCAAATTTAGGCAGAGTTGCACAAGTCCTGAGACTCATGAGGATTTTCCGCATATTAAAGCTTGCTAGACACTCCACAGGTCTCAGGTCTCTTGGAGCCACTCTGAAGTACAGCTACAGAGAGGTGGGGCTTCTTTTACTCTACCTCTCTGTTGGTATCTCCATTTTCTCAGTAGTGGCTTACACCATTGAGAAAGAAGACAATGAGGGGTTAGCCACCATCCCTGCTTGTTGGTGGTGGGCTACTGTTAGCATGACCACAGTTGGCTACGGGGACGTGGTGCCAGGGAGCACTGCTGGCAAGCTGACGGCATCTGCATGCATCCTAGCTGGTATCCTAGTGGTAGTGCTTCCCATTACACTGATCTTTAATAAATTCTCCCACTTCTATAGGCGTCAGAAGCAGTTAGAGAGTGCCATGAGAAGCTGTGATTTTGGTGATGGCATGAAAGAAGTTCCATCTGTCAACTTAAGGGACTACTATGCTTATAAAGTTAAATCCCTTATGGCCAGTCTGACCAATATGAGCAGGAGTACCCCCAGTGAGCTGAGCCTGAATGATTCACTGCATTAG